In Wenzhouxiangella sp. XN201, the sequence AGACCTTCACCGGCCGCTTTACCGACGAGACCACCTGGTATCTGCTCGGTGGCGGTGCGGCGCTGGTCGTCGGTCTCATCATGGCCCTGCGCGGCGGGAAGTAAGCAGCACTCGAGGGTACGGTGCTTAAGCACCGTACCCCAGCCCGTTCGTTTCCTCCCCTGGCTATAGTGCCGGCAACCCCAGTCGTTCGACACCATGACCCGCACATCCTCGATTGACACCGCCTGCGTCCATGCCGGCGAGCAGCATGGCGATAGCCGCTTCGGGCTCAATACCCCGATCGTGACCAGCACCGCCTTCGACTATCGCCAGGAAGGCGTGCGCTACCCGCGTTACGTCAACGCGCTCAACCACGAGGTCGCCGCCGGCAAGATCGCGGCACTCGAGGGAGCCGAGGCCGCCCGCGTCACCGCCTCAGGCATGGGCGCGATCAGCGCCGTGTTCCTGAGCCTGATCCAGCCTGGCGACCATGCCGTGATTCTCGACGGGCTCTACGGCGGCACGACCGACCTCATCGAAGGCCTGCTCGAGCCGATGGGCATGCGATTCACTACGTGGAACGGCGAGCCGGATGCGCTGGCCGGCCTGTTCGAAGAACACACGCGGCTACTGATGGTCGAGTCTCCCACCAACCCGTTGCTGTCGATCGTCGACCTGGCTTGGACGGCTTCGATCGCACGCGAACGCGGCGTCGTGAGTTTTATCGACAACACCTTTGCCACACCGATCCTGCAGCGCCCGATCGAACACGGTTTCGACCTGGTGATGCACTCGGCCACCAAGTATCTGGGCGGCCATTCGGACCTTCTCTGCGGCGCCCTCGCCGGCTCGTGCGAACTGATCGACCGGATCCACCCCAACATCGTTCGCCTGGGCGCCACGCTCAACGGCCAGGACCTGGCTGTGCTGGAGCGCTCGATCAAGACCCTGGCCGTGCGGGTAGAGCGGGCCTCGGAGAATGCGGCCGAACTGGCCGGTCGACTGGACCGTGATTCCCGCATCAAGGAAGTGCGCTATCCCGGCCTGGCCGGGCATCCGGGTCACGAAGTTGCCGCCCGGCAGATGAGCCGCTTCGGCGGCATGCTCAGCTTCAGCCTGGACGATTCAATCGACCCGGACGGCTTTCTCGATCGGCTCGAACTGATTCGCCCGGCTGTCAGCCTGGGCGGGGTGGAATCGACCGTATCGCAGCCATCGAAGACCAGTCATGCCAAGCTCACAGCCGAAAAGCGCGAGGCGCTCGGCATCGATGATCGTCTGATGCGATTGTCGGTGGGCATCGAAGGGGTGGACGATCTCTGGGCCGACCTCGATCGAGCGCTGAGGCATTAGCCTGCAAAATCAACTAACCACGGAAGTCACGGAAAACACGGAAATTGAAAAGAATTTGGTGTGGACTCCCGACCACATGCGGCCCGTCTTGAACATCAAAGTCTGGAGTCTACTCTCACCATTTTTCAGTAGGTCTTTCTCCGTGCCCTTCCGTGTTTTCCGTGGTTCCATAGGGTTTCTGCATCACAACTCCGGCGGCACGCGATGCCTGCTGGCCTGCTCATAGGCATAAGCCAGGCCTAGCAACGTCGGCTCACTCCAGGCCGAAGCGAAGAACGACAAGCCCACGGGCAGCCCCTCGATCCGACCCATCGGCACGGTGATGATCGGATAGCCGGCTCGCGCCGAGGGCGAGGAACTGGCCAGCTGGAAATTGTCGCCGAGTATCAAGTCGGTCAGCCAGGCGGGCGAACCGGTGGGTGCGATGATGGCGTCCAGTTCGTGTTCGGCCAGCACCCGATCGATACCCTTCTCGCGACTTTGCTGCAGCATGCGTGACAGGGCGTCGAGGTATTCCTCGCTTTCGATATCGTCGCGCTCGGCGGCCTCGAATAAGATGGAGCGATTGAAGCGTGCGGTGGCTTCCGGGTCCTTGCGGACGGCCTCGACCAGGGCCTTGTAGGTTTCGAAGGGGGCGCGCTCGCCCAGGGCGGCGAGATAGGCATCCATGCCGTGATGGAACTCGTGGAGCAACACGTTGAAGGCATCGCCGTCGATGCTTTCCTCGACGATGGTTTCGATTTCGATGATCTCCGCACCTGCCGCTTCAAGGGCTTCGACGGCCTGGCGCGTCAAGGCCTCGACCCGGTGATTCTGCTCCGTCGGGCCCGTCCACAAGCCGAGGCGCTTGCCCTTCAATGCATCGACGTCCAGAAACCGTGTGTAATCGTCATGGCGCTGCACTTCATCGCCCAAGGTCTTGTCGTCGGCCGCATCCTCGGCCGCCAGCGCACCGAGCAGCAGCGCCGCATCGCGTACCGTGCGCGTCATCGGACCCGCGCTGTCGGTGGTGTGAGAAATCGGAATAATGCCGCTGCGGCTCCACAGTCCGACCGTGGGCTTGAGTCCGACGATGCCGTTGGCATTCGATGGGCAGACGATGGAGCCATTGGTCTCGGTGCCAATCGTGAGAGTCGCCAGGCTGGCCGCAGCCGCCACACCCGAGCCCGAACTCGAACCACAGGGATTGCGCCGGGTGTCGTACGGGTTGTTCACCTGACCACCGAGCCGACTCCAGCCGCTCGACGAAGTGCTGGAGTGAAAATTGGCCCACTCGCTCAGGTTGGTCTTGCCCAGGACGATGGCGCCGGCTTCGTGCAGTCGTTCGACGATGAAGGCGTCCTTCGGCGGAATGACACCCTCGAGCCAGATGCTGCCGGCGGTGGTCGGCATGTCCGCGGTGTTGATATTGTCCTTGATCAGCACCGGAATCCCGTGCAACGGTCCACGCACCTTCCCCTCAGCCCGTTCGCGATCAAGCTCGACGGCGCGCTCCAGTGCCTTTTCGTTCACGTAACGAACCGCGTTCAACTTCGGCCCCGATCGATCGAGCGCCTCGATGCGTTCGAGGTAGGCGGCGGTAACTTCCTGCGCCGTGAAATCTCCCCGCTCGTAACCCGCCTGGATGGCGGCCACATCCAGTTCAGCCACGTCGACCGCTGCCATGGCCGACCATGGCAGCAGCGCGATCAGCATCAACAAGGAACCACGGAACACACGTATGAGCACGCAAGCATTCTGCTGTTCCGTGAGTTCCGTGCCTTCCGTGGTTGCAATGGTGTTCATCACTTACCGCCCGGTTCGGCAAAGTCCGCGAACCACTTGCGTACCTCGTCGTACCAGTACAACGAGTTGTTGGGCTTGAGTACCCAGTGGTTCTCATCGGGGAAGTAGATCAGGCGCGACTCGATATCCTTGCTCTGCAGGGTTCGGAACAGCTCGAAAGCCTGACCGACCGGAACGCGCAAGTCCTGCTGGCCGTGAATGATCAGCGCCGGCGTATCGAAGTGCTCGGCGTAGTAGTGCGGCGAGATTTCCTGATAGATCTCCGGCATCTCCCAGAAGTTGCCGAAACGCGACGCGTGCACGGCAAAGTCGGCGGCCATCTGCGAATACATGTTGTAGACCGGCGCGTGAATCATCAGGGCATTGAAGGGATGGTCCTTGCCGAGCAGGATCGACGACAGGTAGCCACCGTAACTGCCACCACCGGCCACCATCCGATCTTCGTCGATCCAGTCCTGATCCTCGAACCAGTCCGCCGCGGCGATGGTGTCCTCGTAGGGCGCGGTAATCCAGTCCGGATTGATGAAATCGACGAAGTCCTGGCCGAAGCCCGAGGACCCGTGGAAGTTGTGCCAGGCGGTGACGTAGCCCCAGGAGGCGAAGGTCTGGGCATTCCAGCGGAAGTGGAAGGTATCGTTGATCGAACCGTGCGGGCCACCGTGAATGAGCAGGAACAGCGGATACTCCTTGCTCTCGTCGAAGCCCGGCGGATAGTTGACCCACATCTGGATCTCGGCACCGTCGTGACCGGTGTAGGTCACCGACTCATAGCTACCCGTGTCGACCTCGGCCAGCAGTTCCTCGTTGATCCGGCTCAAGCGACTCGACTCGCCGCTGTCGGTGTCGATGCGGACCAGGCGCGGCGGGTAGAGATAGCTCTGGTTGGTGCCGACCAGGGTACCGTCCTCGGCAATCGCCAGGTCGCCGTAGCTGGTTTGTTCCGTGACGGGCCGGGGCTGGCGTCCCTGCGTACCGATGAAGAACACGCGCACCGTGCCCTCGTCCTCGATCGAGCCGTAGAAGCCGCTGGCATCCGGCGCCCAGACCAGGCCCGAAGCCGAGCGATCCCAGCTTTCGGTGATGTTGCGCTGCGCCATCGAGTCGAGATCGACCAGCACGATGTCTTGCGTATCGCCGTAGAAGCCAACGATATCCTGCTGCAGATAGGCCAGGGTTTCGCCATCGGGGCTGAACATCGGCGTGGAGTCACCGGCCTCGTTGTTTTCGGTCAGGTTGCTTGCTTCCCCGGCACCGATCTCGGCCAGGAACACGTCGTAGTCCGGCTTGATGCCGTCACGCTTGCGATCGGCGACGAAGGCGATATGCGATTCGTCCGGATGCACGTCGTAGCTGCCAGCGCCGGCGCCCGATCGCGAAAGCTGCCAGCCCAGCGGCTGGGTCAACGGCTCGATATCACCACCGTCGGCGGGGATGCGGAAAAGATGGTTTTGGCGCTCCTCGTCGATCCAGCGGTCCCAGGACGAGTACGGCAGGGCGTTCCACTGGTGAGCGGACACCTTCGATTCCTTCTCTTCCTTCAGCTTTTCTTCCATCTCCTTCCAGCCCAGATCCGGCCAGACACTAGAGACGAAATAGATGTGATTACCGACCCACTTGAGGCTGCCGGCTCCTGTGGGTACTTCGCTCAGGCGCTGGGCTTCGCCGGGGCCGTCCATCCGAAGCACGTAGATCTGCCCGGCTTCGTCTTCGCCACGCTTGGCGACGAACGCCAGGCGGTCACCATCGGGAGAGAAAACCGGGCTGGAGGCGTCCTGGCCCTCGACGGTCAGCGGTCGCTCGAGCGAACCGTCGGCGGCGAACAGCCACAGCCGGGTCTCGCCCTTGTCTTCCTCGACGTCGTAATCGGTGACCGGCGCGACCACCCAGTCGCCCTCCGGCGAGATCACCGGCGAACCAATGCGGTCGAGCTCCCACAGCACTTCAGCCGACAGAACCTTGCGTTCGTCATCGCCGTTGTCGCGCTGGGCAAGGGCCAGGGTGGGGAGGAGGAGCAGTAGGGTGAGAAGCAGTCTATTCATTGTGTTGCCCTCGTTCTTGTCGTGGTGCTGTTTGGGTTCACGCCAAGGCGCTAAGGCGCCAAGGACGCGAAGGAAAATCGAATAACTAGTTTGAAGAAGGGATTGTGTCATCAATCTTTCCAACTCTTCTTGGCGTCCTTGGCGTCTTTGCGCCTTGGCGTGAGGCCATACCACCACCAACAGCTATCCGGAGTATGGCTTCAAGGCTTCGACTGCCATGGTGTAGGCGGAGTCGGCGGTTTCGTTGGAGACTTCCTCGATGTTGAGCGTGCCTTCCATGTAGAAGGCATCCCAGATATTGACCATTTCGATGGGTTCTTTGAGACGGCCGTAGATGATCTGATTGGCCGGCGGCGGCGGGACGTGGATGCAGGCGCCGAAGTAGGGCACCAGGAAGAAAGTCTCGAGCCGGCCTTCGCCGTCGGTCTCGATCGGCACCACGAAGCCGGGAATCCGGATCCGCTTCCCGTCGAGTTCGCCCACGGTTTCCCAGGACTGAAACTCTTCGGCCGAGGCATAACCGGAATGATCGACATTCTCGGAGGCATCTTCCCAGGCCGTCCGTTCTTCATCGGGCATCAGGTCCATCCACTCGACCTCACGCACGTCGTTGGCCGATATCGTACCGGCCAGGAGCAGGCCAATAACCGCTCCGACCTTGATGAGCTTGTGCTTCATGAAGTTCCCGTTGCTTGATTCGAGTTCACTGATACAAGGGACAGCCGGTCCGGCCGCAGGGTTCAAAGCCGGACCTGCATGCCGTCGGCCAGGGTGCGGCGATAAGCCATGATCGCCGGAACGAGGGCCACCAGCAAGCCGGCCACGAAAATACCGCCCAGTACCGCCCATTGCCAGGGCTCGGGCAGGGTCACGCCCACCGCCAGGCCGAATACGTCGAGCAGCCAGGGGCCCAGCGCGACGATTGCTGCCGCGGCCAGGCCGATGCCCAGCAGCAGGCCGGCGGCCACGATCAGGCCGGCCTCGAACACGAGCAGGGCGGCAATCTGCCAGGCGCGCGCGCCGTTTGCGCGCAGGATGGCCATCTCGCGCCGGCGCTCGTTGAGCGTGGTCAGCAAGACGGTGACCATGCCGAGCAGGCCGGTGATGACCACCAGCACGGCGACAGCGCGCAGCACCAGCTCGGCCACGCCGGTCAGACGCCACAACTGCTGCAGCGTGATGCCGGGCATCACCGCCGATATGGCTTCGGCTTCGTATTCGTTGAGATCGCGCTGCAAGCCGAACACCGCCGCGGGCGTCGTCAGGCCGACCAGCACGGCGGAAATCTCATCGGGCATGTGCTCGTGCGCCTGTTCGCGCGCCTGTTCGGCATCCAGACCCGAGCCGGGTCGATGAACGCCCGATTCCCAGCCGACGTGGATCACCCCGTAGGCGTTGACCGGAATGTAGAGGTTGCGGTCGACCGGCGTGCCGGTCGGCTCGAGCACCCCGCGAACGGTAAACGGGTGGTCATCGTGCTCGTGCAGGCTGACATTACCGCCGCCGTGCGCCAGGTGCAGCTCGTCGCCGACCGAGTAGCCGAAGCGCCGCGCCACCTGGTGACCGATGACCACGTCGAACAGATCCCGAAAAGTTTCGCCGGCGGCCAGTTCGAGCGACTGGCGATCGGCGTAGCGGTAGTGTTCGAAGAAATCCTGCGTCGTCCCGATAACCCGCTCGCCACGATGGCTGTCGCCGATCAGCAGCGGGATCGTCCACTCGACCATACGCTGGTCTTCGATGTGCTCGAGCGTGTCGTGGGAAATATTGTTGCCCGGCGTGCCGATGCCGAAAACCGTATTGAGCAACAGCTGCACGGGTGCGGTCCGTGCTCCGACGATCAAGTCGGTTCCGGAGACCGAGCGGTAGAAGCCTTCGCGCACATCCTGGCGCAGTTGCTCGACCATCACCAGCAGCGCGATCGACAGGGCGATGGTAAAGATCGTGAGCACTACCGTCACGCGGCGGTTGAGCAGGGAGTGCCAGGCCAGGCGCAACAGGGTCATGCCGGCATGTCCGCTCGGTTGATCTCGGCCAGGTCCAGAACGCGGTCGAAGCGCGCAGCCAGATCGCGATCGTGACTGACGAACAACAGGGCGCTGCCGGCTTCCTCGGTCCGGGCAAACAACAGGGCCAGAAAGCGATCGCGCCGGTCGGCGTCCAGTGCCGACGTCGGTTCATCGGCCAGGATCAGTTCGGGTTGGCCGATCAGGGCGCGGGCCGCGGCCACCCGTTGTTGCTGGCCGACGCTGAGCTGGTCGGCGCGGCGATGCCACAGCGAGGCCTCCAGCCCCATGCCTTCGAGCAGCCGGGCGGCCTCTCTTTCCACAGCGCCAGCGCGGTGGGCACGCGCTTTCGAGAAGCGGCAGGGCAACGTGACGTTTGAGATCACGTCCAGCCAGGGCAACAGGTTGAACTGCTGGAAAATCACACCGAGATGGTCAGCCCGGAACCGATCCCGACCGCCGCGCGACAGGGCCGACAGGTCCTGGCCACACAATTCGATTCGTCCGGCCTGCGCAATCACCAGCGCCCCGATTGCCGCCAGCAGGGTCGACTTGCCCGACCCGCTGGGGCCGTGCAGAAACACTTTCTCCCGCGGTGCGATCGAAAACCGTTCGATATCCAGTACCGCCTCGTCCTGGCCGGGCCAGGCGAAATGCAGGTCTTCGATGACGAGAACGGGATTCATGAGCCCTCATTCTGCCGCATGATGCTCCTGGTTTGGTGATCGCCTTGAAGGCTGTAGGTGGACGCGGCCGGGGGCAGGCGGGGCGCTCGTACGACTTGTCCTTCGGCGCGAGATCACGCCTCCGAGCAAGCGGACAGTAAATCCTTCGATCCAAGACGCCAGTTCCTCCAGGTTTGCACCCAAAAGGACCTTGGCGCACAATTGCCCGCTTGTGAGGACAACGAAATCTTCGGGGACCTGAACCAATGAAAACCACTTCCATTCACGGCATGTGGTCGTCACGGCTGGCCTTCATCCTGGCCGCCACCGGCTCGGCTGTCGGCCTGGGCAATATCTGGCGCTTTCCGTATGTGACCTCCGACAACGGCGGCGGTGCCTTCGTCCTGATCTACCTGGCCTGTATCGCCGTGGTCGGCTTGCCGGTGATGTTCTCGGAGATCGTCATCGGCCGCCGCGGTCGCATGAGCCCGATCAACTCGCTCAAGGAGTTGTCCGATGACGCCGGCGCCAGCCGAGCCTGGACCGGCATCGGCTGGATGGGCATCATCGCCGGCTTTCTGGTGCTGTCGTTCTATTCGGTCGTGGCCGGCTGGACCCTGCACTACGGATTCCTTTATCTCAAGCAGCTTTTCGGTGGCGCGGCCATTTCCAATCCCCAGGCGACCTTCGAAGGCCTGCTGGGCAATCCGGCCGAACTGACCATGTGGCACGCGATCTTCATGGGCATGACCCTCGGCGTCGTGGCCTTCGGCGTGGAGCGTGGTCTGGAGCGCGCGGTCAGTATCCTCATGCCGGTCCTGCTGGCTTTGTTGCTGATCCTGCTCGGCTACGGGATGAGCACTGGTCATTTCATCGAGGCGGTCGGCTTCCTGTTCAGCCCCGACTGGTCGCAGGTCTCGGGGTCCATGATCGTGACCGCCATGGGTCAGGCTTTCTTTACCCTCAGCCTGGGCATGTGCGCGATCATGACCTACGGTGCCTACCTGCCTGCCGGGGTCAGCATTCCGCGCGTGGGTATCACGGTGGCCGCCGCCGACACGGTTGTGGCCCTGGTCGCCGGTCTGGCGATTTTCCCGGTCGTGCTCTCCTTCGGTATTGACCCGGCCGGCGGTGGCCCGGGACTGATCTTTACTTCCCTGCCGCTGGCCTTCAACGAGATGCCCTTCGGCACGCTCTACGGCATGATGTTCTTCCTGCTGCTGTCGGTGGCTGCCTGGACCAGTTCGATTTCCCTGCTCGAGCCCGGTACGGCCTACCTGGTCGAGCGCACCAACCTCGGGCGCAAGGCAGCCGCCCTGGTCGTCGGCCTGCTGGCCTGGCTGGCCGGCATGGCGTCGGTGTTCTCCTTCAATGTCTGGTCGCACGTGTCGATCGGCGGGCGCGACATCATGAGCGCCATCGAGCACACCGCCAACAACATCATGATGCCGCTCGGCGGCATGCTGATCGCGGTCTTCGCCGGCTGGGTGCTTTCGAGCAAGATCACCCACGAAGAACTCGACAAGAAGATGCCCGACTGGGCCTTTACCGCCTGGTTGTGGCTGGTGCGCGTGGTCACGCCGGCGCTGATTCTGGTCGTTTTGGCGAGCCTCTTGGGCCTGATCTAACGCCAAGCTAGCGACGGATGAAGTCGTCTTTGATCGCCCCGCCCAGCAGCGGGGCGATGTCGATGGCCGCTTCCGGCGCAGCGACGGTATTGGTACAGACCACCCGCTCAATCTCGGCAGCAGCCAGCGCTGTCCGTGCCTCGTCCGCAAACAGACCGTGAACGCCCACGGCGACCGGACGGCGAAGCCCCGCTTCCACGATCCGGCTGGCAGCCTCGATCAGTGTCGTTCCCGATGAGATGATGTCATCGACCAGCACCGGAGTCCGGTGACTCAAACCGCTCAAATCCGGATCGGTCAGGGACACGTCTCGATCACCGCGGCGCACCTTGGAGAATACGCGCCAGGGCAGGTCGCGATGGCCGGCGACGGCCGAAACCCACTGCTCGCTTTCCCCGTCCGGGCCGATCAGCACCGGATCGGGCACCTGATCGGCGATCCAGTCGGCCAGGGCCGGCGCGGCGCCAACCACCTGCGAAGGTATCGAATAGATCTCGTCGAGGCCGGCATAGCGGTGCAGGTGCGGATCGACCGTCACCAGCCAGTCGAAGTGTGCCGAAAGCCAGCAGGCGAATGTTCGCGAGGTCAGCGCCTCGCCCGGCTTGAAACGCTGATCCTGGCGCATGTAGGGCAAGTAGGGGCAGACCAGGCCGACACGGGCGGCGCCAAGGTCACGGGCCAGATCGGCGGCGAACAGCAGCGCCGGCACACGCTCGTCGGGCCGGTCCAGGCGGGCGACCAACAGCAAGTCGGCGCCGTCGACCGTGTCGTGAAAGCGCAAATAGCTTTCGCCGTCGGGGAAGCGCCGGTGTTCGAGTTCGACCCGGCCGAGCCCGAGGTGATTGGCCAGCGACGCGGCCAGCTCGCCGGCACCCGGCAAGCTGGCAATAGCGATCTTCGACCCGGCACTCATTTTTTCTCCGCATCGATTTGAATGATGCCGTTGGTCGCGGCAAACTCGCGCGCATAGTTGAGCTCGCCGCGTGACTCGGCGTGAATGCAGTAAAGCGCCTGACCCTTTTCGACCCGATCGCCGAGGCGGACATGCAGGGCCAGGCCGGCCGCCGGTGCGCCGGGCGCACCCGCCAGTTTGGCGACCTGGGCCAGGCGCCGGTTATCGAAGCGGGTGACGACACCGGAACCGGCCGCAATCATGTCTTCCCGATATGTGGCTTCCGGCGGCGTGAGCCAGGCGCCCTGGGCCCGGCAAATGGCCTCGAACTTGCGCCGCGCCCGGCCGTCGGCAAGCGCCGCCTCCGCGCTTGCCGCACCCTGACCCGCTTCGACCGCGCCGGCCAGTTCAAGCAAGGCGCCGGCCAGGAGCACGGCGCGATCGCGCAGGTCGTGCGGCTGATCCGGCGCATTGTCGAGCACCGCCATGACATCGCGTGCTTCCAGGGCCGGCCCCATTCCACGACCAATCGGCTGGCTGCCGTCGGTGACCATCACTTTCACGACCATGCCGAAGCGTTTGGCGATGCGCTCGATGCGGGCTGACAGCTGCTCGGCATCGTGACGGGAACGTACCTTTGCGGTCTCGCCGATGGGGACATCGAGCACCAGGTGGGTGGACCCGGCCGCCACCTTCTTCGACAACACGGAGGCGACCATCTGGCCTTCCGCGTCGATATCCATCAAACGCTCGACTCGGATCAATGTGTCGTCGACCGGGCTGAGTCGCATGGCGCCACCCCAGGCCATGCAGCCGCCGTGCTCTTCGACCACGGCTCGAAGCGTTTCGATGTCGAGGTCAACGCGGGTCATGGTCTCGACTGTGTCGGCGGTTCCGGCCGGGGAGGTAATCGCCCGCGAGGAAGTCTTGGGCATCCACAGTCCGTGCTCGGCCACGATGGCGACCACCAGCGGCGTGGTGCGATTGCCGGGCAGGCCGCCGACGCAGTGCTTGTCGACAATGATCTCGCGCGACCATTCCAGACGTTCGCCGGCGGCGACCATCGCGGCAATCATGTCGCTGAGCTCGTCGTCATCGGGGTCGCGGGCGACCATGCTGGTCAGGAACATGGCCAGGTGCACGTCGGCATAACGCCCGGCGGCGATGTCATTGATGGCCGCATGCATCTGAGCCCGATCCAGCCGTTTTCCATACATGCGACCGCGAACGGCGCTGAGCGAAACGATCGGCTGCGGGTGATTGATGTGAATCGGATCGCCCTCGGCAACCTCCAGATGCTTCCAGGCGGATTCCGATAGTCCGATTTCGTACGGGTCAAGCAGCCCCGAGTCGACCTGATAAAGGGTGGCGATGATGGATCGGCGACCGTTCTTGAGCCGTACCCGGGTATGGGCGGAAAAACCTTCCGAGCGGCAGACCGGACAGTCCCGGTGTGTGATCACCACCAGCTGATCATGCGTGTCCAGCCCCAGACGACGAGCCAGGAGGTTATTGCCCTCGGGCGCGTCCGATGGGTGGCTCATGCCAATTCGTGTTCCGATCCATCGTCGGGCACTTCGCAGTCCCACCCGAGTTCTTCCTGGATGCGCAGGCGCATCGCGTCGGCAGCATCGGGTTCTCCGTGAACGATGAAGGTCTTCCGCGGCGGTCGTCGAAAGCCTGCAAGCCAGCGCATGATCTCGTCGGCATCGGCGTGGGCCGAAAGCATGTCGAGATTCTCGACCCGGGCACGCACCGGCCAGTACTGGCCGTGGATCTTCACGGACTCTTCGCCCGCGACCATTTTCGCACCCCGCGTACCGCCGGCCTGGTAGCCGGCAAACAACACGGTGTTGCGAGCATCCGGCACATAGGCCTTGAGGTGGTGAATGACCCGTCCGCCGGTGGCCATGCCGCTACCGGCGATGATGATCTTCGGATGCGGGTTGCGATCCAGCGCTTTCGAACCTTCCACGTCTTGCACGTACTCGGGCAGGGCACAAGCCGCCTCGGCCTCGTCCACGCTGAGGCGATGATCATCGGGATGGTCGGCAAACACCTGCGTCGCATTGATCGCAAGCGGACTGTCGAGGTAGACGGGGATCGTCGGGATGCTGCCCGAGCGGATCAGGCGATTGAGGTGATGCAGCAACAGCTGCGTGCGCCCGACGGCGAAGGCCGGGATGATCACAGTGCCACCGCGGCCTACGGTGTCGTTGACGACCCGGGCTATTTCGGCCTCGGGGTCTTCGTGGTTGCGACTTCGGTTGCCGTAGGTGGATTCAACGACCAGGTAGTCGGCTTCGGCAACGGG encodes:
- a CDS encoding ribose-phosphate diphosphokinase encodes the protein MSAGSKIAIASLPGAGELAASLANHLGLGRVELEHRRFPDGESYLRFHDTVDGADLLLVARLDRPDERVPALLFAADLARDLGAARVGLVCPYLPYMRQDQRFKPGEALTSRTFACWLSAHFDWLVTVDPHLHRYAGLDEIYSIPSQVVGAAPALADWIADQVPDPVLIGPDGESEQWVSAVAGHRDLPWRVFSKVRRGDRDVSLTDPDLSGLSHRTPVLVDDIISSGTTLIEAASRIVEAGLRRPVAVGVHGLFADEARTALAAAEIERVVCTNTVAAPEAAIDIAPLLGGAIKDDFIRR
- a CDS encoding thymidine phosphorylase family protein, with the translated sequence MSHPSDAPEGNNLLARRLGLDTHDQLVVITHRDCPVCRSEGFSAHTRVRLKNGRRSIIATLYQVDSGLLDPYEIGLSESAWKHLEVAEGDPIHINHPQPIVSLSAVRGRMYGKRLDRAQMHAAINDIAAGRYADVHLAMFLTSMVARDPDDDELSDMIAAMVAAGERLEWSREIIVDKHCVGGLPGNRTTPLVVAIVAEHGLWMPKTSSRAITSPAGTADTVETMTRVDLDIETLRAVVEEHGGCMAWGGAMRLSPVDDTLIRVERLMDIDAEGQMVASVLSKKVAAGSTHLVLDVPIGETAKVRSRHDAEQLSARIERIAKRFGMVVKVMVTDGSQPIGRGMGPALEARDVMAVLDNAPDQPHDLRDRAVLLAGALLELAGAVEAGQGAASAEAALADGRARRKFEAICRAQGAWLTPPEATYREDMIAAGSGVVTRFDNRRLAQVAKLAGAPGAPAAGLALHVRLGDRVEKGQALYCIHAESRGELNYAREFAATNGIIQIDAEKK
- a CDS encoding MBL fold metallo-hydrolase — its product is MVKAADKTLRFLGAAGTVTGSKFLLRCKRSHYLIDCGLFQGYKNLRERNWRSLPIKPSQIKHVILTHAHIDHSGWLPVLCREGFAGKILATPATRDLCRYLLPDSGFIQEKDAEDANRGGWTKHRPARPLYTKAEAEASLKYFRAVRFHEPWRTDHLSLLFRHAGHIPGAATAQIDLDGTRIVFSGDLGNYSSATMPEPEPVAEADYLVVESTYGNRSRNHEDPEAEIARVVNDTVGRGGTVIIPAFAVGRTQLLLHHLNRLIRSGSIPTIPVYLDSPLAINATQVFADHPDDHRLSVDEAEAACALPEYVQDVEGSKALDRNPHPKIIIAGSGMATGGRVIHHLKAYVPDARNTVLFAGYQAGGTRGAKMVAGEESVKIHGQYWPVRARVENLDMLSAHADADEIMRWLAGFRRPPRKTFIVHGEPDAADAMRLRIQEELGWDCEVPDDGSEHELA